One Coleofasciculus chthonoplastes PCC 7420 genomic region harbors:
- a CDS encoding BON domain-containing protein: protein MQRLYVRARLQGFPPIPVSFILYLSLDRKAIYDFAIFTFNSAFPAFAAPPQAAVDSSQSSQQPNNEKVTTSAVGSQYQGIEYVESSRGGKELSDSQIQDKIESDISENLVAGVASGAVRLTGTVKDQATARKYIEQIKDIPGVHEITFDLALEDIPS from the coding sequence ATGCAACGTCTCTACGTCAGGGCGCGTCTACAGGGATTTCCTCCTATCCCTGTTTCTTTCATTTTGTATCTATCTTTGGATAGAAAAGCAATTTATGACTTTGCCATCTTTACATTTAATAGTGCTTTTCCTGCCTTCGCTGCTCCCCCTCAAGCTGCTGTTGATTCCTCTCAAAGCAGTCAACAACCCAACAATGAAAAAGTGACCACCTCTGCGGTGGGGAGTCAGTATCAAGGAATTGAATATGTTGAATCGAGCCGAGGTGGAAAGGAACTGAGTGATTCTCAGATTCAGGATAAGATTGAGTCCGATATTTCTGAGAACCTAGTCGCTGGCGTTGCGAGTGGTGCGGTTCGACTCACCGGAACGGTTAAAGACCAAGCAACGGCGCGTAAATACATTGAGCAGATTAAAGACATTCCTGGGGTTCATGAGATTACCTTTGATTTAGCCCTGGAAGATATTCCCTCTTAA
- a CDS encoding response regulator transcription factor, with the protein MKILVVEDNPTLAQTIVAGLTQQNYVVDLAQDGETGLDNALAYNYDLILLDINLPHLDSISLCRRLRQAGNTSPIVLLSASATTQDMVAGLDAGADDYIIKPCPVEGLAARVRALLRRNRDASTPTLQWGNLEIDPSTCEVTCLGQPLRLSPKEYGLLYLLMSSPTRIFSQDYIIEKLWTFGDPPNRETVKAHVKGLRRKLKKAGVGDIIETVYGFGYRLKDICELQTASKLNPILERFVAMRQMEYLILNPDLTIREISDQAYNFCDFPEKLTIGKSVCISFPELIGLDDILLDVLAGKTEDFRLEGVARSHNPQRPEYIDIYSMNVDNQLFLLFEDVSHQMSWKQTVTQQENETYLLLGF; encoded by the coding sequence ATGAAAATTTTGGTTGTTGAGGATAATCCTACCTTAGCCCAAACCATTGTGGCAGGATTAACCCAACAAAATTATGTGGTTGATCTAGCCCAGGACGGTGAGACCGGATTAGACAATGCTTTAGCATATAACTACGATCTAATTTTGCTTGATATTAATTTACCTCATTTGGATAGTATTAGTCTTTGTCGTCGTTTAAGACAAGCGGGAAATACCAGTCCAATTGTTTTACTGAGTGCATCAGCCACGACTCAAGATATGGTGGCGGGATTAGATGCGGGCGCTGATGATTATATTATTAAACCCTGTCCGGTTGAAGGGCTAGCGGCTCGAGTTCGGGCATTACTCAGACGTAACCGGGATGCTAGTACCCCAACCTTGCAATGGGGAAATTTGGAAATCGATCCGAGTACCTGCGAAGTAACTTGTCTGGGACAACCCTTACGTTTATCTCCTAAAGAATATGGTCTTTTATATTTGTTGATGTCCTCTCCTACCCGGATATTTAGTCAAGATTATATTATCGAAAAACTGTGGACGTTCGGAGATCCACCCAACCGGGAAACGGTGAAGGCACATGTTAAAGGATTACGACGCAAGCTCAAAAAAGCGGGTGTCGGTGACATTATTGAAACTGTGTATGGGTTCGGGTATCGTTTGAAGGATATTTGTGAACTGCAAACGGCGTCTAAGCTTAATCCCATTCTGGAACGGTTTGTGGCAATGCGTCAGATGGAGTATTTGATCCTTAATCCAGATTTAACCATTCGCGAGATTTCTGATCAGGCTTACAATTTTTGTGATTTTCCGGAAAAATTAACCATTGGCAAATCGGTCTGCATTAGTTTTCCAGAGTTGATTGGTTTAGACGATATATTATTGGATGTTTTGGCAGGAAAAACTGAAGATTTTAGGTTGGAAGGTGTGGCGCGTTCCCATAATCCGCAGCGACCGGAGTATATTGATATCTATAGTATGAATGTTGATAATCAGTTATTTCTGCTGTTTGAAGATGTCTCTCATCAAATGAGCTGGAAACAAACGGTTACTCAACAAGAAAATGAAACCTATCTTTTATTGGGATTTTAA